The stretch of DNA CTAATTTAGAAGATTAATACGCATTATATACAAGGATTTTACGGATAAAAGTCTTTGTTTTTATGAAAGTCGGTAGAAAGAATATTTCTGCCGACTTTTTTTATTTAGAGCCAAGTTCTTGGCTATTCTTAAACGTTGACAAATAAACAGTTGATAAACCAAAAAAGCATATAAAAATAATGTTGCTCCAACCTCCCGCAACAATAATCAACAATGGCTGAGGCAATAAATTGACCACAGCCGAAAACCAAAACAATACAATAGGAGAACATAAAACAAACCAGCTAGGATAAAATGTTTTATTGGTTACAATTAGATAAGCTAAAAGGCAATAGGCGATTAGGGAGGGAAAAAACATGATATAAAAATGATATACCATATAATCTTGAGTTAACTGTAGCAGCGTTTCATTTCCTTGGGAAGCAACAAAGCCCAAATGAGCAAAATGAGCGTGAAAGGCTCCTCCATAAACAATTCCAAAACTTAAAAGCAGAACAATTATTTTAGCTATTTTTTTATAAGGTGCTTTAGTAACTAAATAAATTTGATAGAATCCTATCATATATAAAAACGCTGCCAAGGGACCTAACAAACCTCCAATCATTAATCGGGTAGGTGCTACTCCTCCCAATATGGTAACAAGCTCCTTTTCAAAATCATGAATGGGGGCACTTGTAAAATACAAAAACATATCTCCAACAAACATTATAATGCCTGCCATTATTCCAACTATTCCTGTTGTTATCAATTCTTTTTTCATGCTGATTTTTTACTTTTTTGAGGATCAACAAAGATAGGCTTTATTTTTATTTAGACAAAATAAAAATAACAACACAAATAAGTATACCTCCAAAAGCATAAAGCAGCCCTTATTAGCCCATAAAAAATTAAACCTGTCAAGTAGGAACACTAGCTTCATTCATTCGCAATAGCTGAACAAACACAAACCACCAAAGTTGTAAAAGGAAAAAGCAACTACAAGCCTATAAGCCGAATCCTGTACTCCACTGAAGTAGAGCCTCTATCATTTATCTAGACCAACAGTCACCTGTTGGTTCTATCTGCCTACCCTCCAGCTAGAGCGAGCAACCCTATGAATTCCGTAGAATTCGTACTGGTATACATGGCATTTCAACTCACAAGGTTTATCCCCTATTGATGTTGCCATCAATAGCCGTGCGCTCTTACCGCACGTTTTCACCCTTACCCCAAATAAATTTAGGGCGGTTATTTTCTGCGACACTTTCTGTATTCCAAATAAATTTGAAACCCCATCCGTTAGATGGTGTGATGCTCTGCGTTGTTCGGACTTTCCTCGTGTTTGATACAATCAACCCCGCGATAGAGCAGCTTGCAGTTGCAACTACAAAGGTAACTTAATTTTGATCATTCAACCATCGAATAAAGCAAATATTCTCGTTCCTTTTCATTTTTGTGGTTCTCAATAAGCTAAAGCACTGAATACTAAAACAAAATTTTCATTGGTTATAAATCTAGAACTATTCTAAATAAAAATAGTCTGCAAATAAGCTTTAACATAGGTTGCATAAGTGCCTTTGAATAGATATTTTGTGTTCTGAATATGATTCTTTGTCATTTTAGAACGCAACAAAAAATCATATTCAATTAGTAAACAACCTATTACAAGTAATATTTTAAAATAAATAAATCATAAATTCTAAGCATTGTTTAGAGGTAATTTTATAAAAGAACTTTGTTTGAATTTAGGGTCGTTTATTTTATAATTTGCTTAAGCTTACTTATTGGGAACTTATATTTAAAACTAAAATTATTATTACAACATGAAGTGGATTATAGACTTTTTACTATCCTCTCTTGGTAAGAAATTGATTATGTCATTGACAGGTTTATTTCTATGCTTGTTTTTGGTAGTGCATATGTTGGGTAACTTGCAATTGTTTTTTCCTTCACCAGATGGAATGCCAGAAGGTTATGTATTTAACATGTATGCTTACCACATGACACACAACCCTTTAATCAAAGTCATTTCTTATGGCAACTACTTTTTTATTTTATTGCATGCCGTACAAGGTATTTTGATTACGATGTATAATCGCAAAGCAAAGGGTGGTTCTTATGAAGGGAAAGAGGTTTCGGATACAGAAGCAAAACTCGCTTCTAGAAATATGAGAAACTTAGGGCTTTTAATTTTTGTGTTTATTGGTTTGCACATGTGGCAATTTTGGGCACAAATGCACTTTTTTGACATGCCTGTAATGGCAGGTGTTACAGAAGGAGGCGAAGAGGTAAAAGATTTGTACAAAATCGTAGGAGAAGCATTCTCTAATCCTCTTAATGTACTTTTCTATCTAGTTGCTTTGGTAGGGTTAGCAATGCACTTGTTGCATGGTTTCTGGTCGGCTTTCCAATCAATGGGACTCAACAACAAAAAGTACTCTCCTATTATTAGAACTGTAGCAATGGCTTATGCTATTCTTATTCCATTGGGATTTGCTACCATGCCTATCGTGTTCTTTATTATGAGCATGTCAGCCAACTAAGTTATTATCTAAATAATCATTGTCGAATAAATTCATGTTAATCATATGAAAAATTTTCAGTCAAATATACCTCAAAGCAATACGCTGGCAGAAAAATGGACAGAATATCGTTCTACCATGCCTTTGGTTGCTCCTAATAATAAACGTAACATAGAAATTATCGTAGTTGGAACGGGTTTGGCGGGTGCTTCTGCTGCTGCAACGCTTGGAGAACTAGGATACCGTGTTAAAGCATTTTGTTTTCATGATAGCCCACGTCGTGCACATAGTATTGCTGCCCAAGGGGGAATCAATGCTGCAAAGAATTATCAAAATGATGGTGACTCTGTTTACCGTTTGTTTTATGATACCGTAAAAGGTGGCGATTATCGCTCTCGTGAGGCGAATGTTCATCGTTTAGCAGAAGTTTCAAGAAATATTATTGACCAATGTGTAGCACAAGGGGTTCCTTTTGCGAGAGAATATGGAGGTAGCTTGGCCAACCGTTCTTTTGGTGGGGTTCAGGTATCTCGTACGTTTTATGCTCGTGGGCAAACTGGTCAGCAATTATTGATTGGTGCTTATAGTGCTTTGTCTAGACAAATATCACTTGGAACAGTTACCATGTACAACCGTCATGAAATGCTAGACTTAGTGGTTATCGATGGAAAAGCTCGTGGTATTATTTCTCGTAATTTATTAACGGGTAAATTGGAGCGTTTTGGGGCTCATGCGGTTGTTTTAGGAACAGGAGGATACGGTAATGTGTTCTATCTTTCTACCAATGCCATGGGATCTAACGTTACTGCTTCTTGGGTAGCGCACAAACGTGGAGCTTACTTTGCAAACCCTTGTTTCTGCCAAATTCACCCAACTTGTATTCCTGTATCTGGCGATTATCAGTCTAAGTTGACCTTGATGTCAGAGTCTTTGCGTAATGATGGTCGTGTTTGGGTTCCTAAACACAAAAAAGATGTAGATGCGCTTAGAACAGGACAAATGAAACCAACTGATCTAGCAGAAGAAGATAGAGATTATTACCTAGAACGTATTTATCCTGCTTTTGGAAACTTAGTGCCTCGTGATGTTGCTTCTCGTGCAGCTAAGTATCGTTGCGATGATGGGCATGGAGTTGGTTCTACTGGTTTGGCGGTTTACCTTGATTTTGCTTCTGCCGTTATTCGATATGGTAAATCTGAAGTAATTTCAAGAGGTATTGCTAGCCCAAGTGACGAGGAAATCAAACGATTAGGACGTGAAGTTGTTGAAAAGAAATACGGCAACTTGTTTGAAATGTATGAAAAAATCACTGGAGAAGATCCTTATTATACACCAATGCGTATTTATCCTGCTATTCACTATACAATGGGTGGTATCTGGGTAGATTACAATCTAGAAACAACGGTTCCTGGTTTGTTTGCTACAGGTGAATGTAATTTCTCTGATCATGGTGCTAACCGTTTAGGAGCTTCTGCTTTAATGCAAGGTTTGGCAGATGGTTATTTTGTATTGCCTTATACCATTGGCGTTTTCTTGAGCAAAGAAATTCGTACGCCTATGACCGATACCAATGCTCCTGAGTTTGAAGCAGCAGAGAATGAGGTGAAGTCTAAAATTCAAAAATTATTGAGCATCAATGGAACTCGTTCTGTTGAGTCTTTCCATAGAGAATTGGGGGTTGATATCATGTGGGAATATTGCGGCATGGCTCGTGAAGCTGAGGGATTAAAATTAGGTCGTCAAAAAGTACGTGAATTGCGTGATCGTTTCTGGAAAGAGGTTTATATCCCTCACACAGACAAAGATGGACACGAATTTAATCCTGAACTAGAAAAAGCATTGCGTGTTGCTGATTTCTTTGAATTGGCAGAGTTGATGATGGTAGATGCTTTGAATAGAAACGAATCTTGTGGTGGGCACTTCCGCAAAGAATATGCAACAGCAGAAGGAGAAGCTCAACGTAATGATACCGATTATGCCTATGTGTCTGCATGGGAATACAATGGGTTGAATGATGATCCTGTTCTACACAAAGAAGAATTGGAATTCCATGACATTGAATTAAAAACTCGTTCTTATAAATAACATCTAATTGTCGAAGGATTCATTTCCTCCAATTAGCGATTATTCGTAATAATAAAAAATAGAGACTTATGGCTCACGGTGATATAACAGTAAACCTTTTTGTTTGGAGACAAACAGGGGTTAACGATAAAAATCCTGGCATTAAATCATATCCAAACCTTAAGATCAATACACACATGTCTTTTTTAGAGATGTTGGATGTTTTAAATGCTCACATTATTGAAAATAAAGACCAATATCCTGAAGGACCTGTTGCATTTGAGCATGATTGCCGAGAAGGAATTTGTGGTGCTTGTAGTTTAGTCATCAATGGTCGCCCACATGGACCAATGAAAGGAACAACAACCTGCCAATTGCACATGCGTCACTTCAACGAAGGAGACAATATATATATAGAACCTTTTAAAGCGCAAGCTTTTCCTGTTATAAAGGACTTGGTAGTAGACAGAAGTTCTTTTGATAAAATCATTCAGGCTGGTGGTTATGTTTCTGTTAACACAGGGGGTGCTCCTGACGGAAATGCCATTCCTGTCGCTCAAGATATTTCTGCTGATGCCTTTGATGCTGCGGCTTGTATTGGTTGTGGTGCTTGTGTTGCTGCTTGTCCAAATGCTGCTGCAATGCTCTTTACTTCTGCAAAAGTATCGCATTTAGCTGTTTTACCACAAGGTAAAGCTGAAGCTGCTAAGCGGGTAAAAAGAATGGTATTCCAAATGGATAAAGAAGGTTTTGGAATGTGTTCTAATATCGGTGCTTGTGAAGCGGAATGTCCTAAAGAAATTTCGTTGGATTACATTGCTCGTATGAATAGAGAATATATTGCTTCTACATTTACGACTACAGATTAACAATAACAGACTCTTTTAATTTAGAGTTTTAAAATAGTAAACAGTTAAGGGCTTTTTGTTCTTAACTGTTTTTTTTTGCTCACCTATAGGCATAAAAAAAGAGAGCTGGGGATAGCTCTCTTTTAAGTTCTCTTCTCGCCAAAAGAGTTTTCAATCAAAATTAATTTAGCCGTATCTCTATTAATTTCTTATGATTGATTGTTTTTTCCGTTTTCATTACCCTTTGGAAGGCAACGAATAGGAGGATATTAAAACTTGTATAGTTCATTTAGGGCAGCTCTTAACAACTTGAGGATGTTCGTTTTATAATCACTATATTCATTGGAGGATAGAGGATTATCAAAAAAACGGTGTTGTCAAGAAAAAACCTTAAAAATGATTAAAATAGATACTTATTAATCACTATCTGCACCTATGACAAGAAGTTGGATAAAAGGTTGGAATTTTTTTTATTTTTTTTATTTTTTTTTTGCAACCTGCCAATTAGAAGCTCCATTTTATAGATTGCCATCTTTTTGTATTCCTTTTTTGGGCTTAGACAATTCTCCCCGCTATGCAATAAAAGAAGTGCTTTTTAGGAATATTTTTTAATTCTAAAATTAGAATTAGAATGCAAGATCCAAATCCTTATACATTTAAGAGCATCTAATAGTTACTTCGTAACTTATTTTTGAGCTAAACAACGATAAACAAAGGGATTGAGCAGGCAGATAGGTGAGTTATGGGCAAACAAAAAGGGAAGATTCCTCCTAATCTTCCCTTAAGTTTCTTCGTTAATTTCGAAGAATTTCAATCGAAATTAATAGCGGTATCTATTTAATATTAGATTGAATATACATATAGTATTATTTTATTATATAGGGTGGATAATCCCTCTTACTACTAGACGACAAATCTCAAAACAAAATGGTTGCATGAGATTTATTTTTTTTTCAACCCATTACATATTTAATTAACGCTTACTCGATCTTAATGGTATTATCATCACTTAATAAAATTCGTTTTTTGCATTTTCTTAACAAAAGAATTGCTATTCCTTTCCTCAAGTATTTTTTTCAATCCAACCTTCTAAGGTTTTTCGTACTTCCTCTATCCCATTTAAGACTTCTTCATTGCGAAAACGCAAAACTCTAAAACCACAACTTTCCAAACGCTGTTGACGTTTTGCATCCTGCTCTTTTTGATATTTATGAATTTTGCCATCTACTTCTATAATCAACGCTAACTCCTTACACATAAAATCAGGCACATAATATAAGGTAGGTACTTGACGCAAAAACCTAAATCCTTGGAGTTGGCGAGCCATTAATACTTCTTTCCAAAGATACGTTTCTGCTGCTGTAAATCGCTGTCGTAATTTAGCCCCTCGATGTTTTAGCTTAGGATTGTAATAATAATTATTGTCTTTAAGCTGTTTGAATCTATCCATAACGATATATTATACGATGTAAGTAACCAATCCTTTTTCAGAAAGAAAGAGAATAACCAATACTTATATTAACAATCAAAGGCGTATTGGCAATACCTATTTCTTGGCGATGATGGGTCTCTACTTGATTGGTCACTCGATTAAAATATTCTACTTGATTAGAAGGTAAACTAGAAGCTATCGTGGGCCAAAACCGTATGCTTGGCGCAAGCATAATTCCTTTTAAAAAATTATTCATTTTACGAAAAGGTCTCCAATTAATATACATTCCCAAGCCCAAAGAAAAGGTGGTGTAATCCGTCACTAAATTTCCATTTTCCCAATCTGTGCCATTATAATAAATCTGGAAACGATGCCATTTGGGCTCTAGCCTTAGGTTTAACCAATCATTAAAACGATAACCAACACCAAACCCCGTTGAAAAAGGAATATGAGCAGCTAAATGTTGTTCTTTCATCGCATTAGAAACAACATCGCCTTTTAAATCTAAAGAAATCCCATGCGAATAATCAACCGCTAACCGTTTCCAAAACAGATTGCCCTCAATATTAAATCCCTCAACAAGGATAGGTTGTGTTAAGCCAAAAAGCAAGTGAACATGATTTTCTAACGTCCCTTCTTTCAATTTTTGGGCTAGCCCCCATTGATGAAAGCTCAGGAATAAAAAAGAAAAAAAAAGCAATTTAACGGTATTTTTATACGTCTTCATTATTGTACTATTTTTAGTTAATTCAATAGTACAAATCTCTGATCTTCTGTTCATAACTTAATGCACCCAAGTTAACAAAACAGCAACCTACTTATTTTTTTTCTCTACTTATTCGGCTTCTAATACGACTCAGTGATTGTGGTTTAATTCCTAAATAGGAAGCAATATAGTATTGAGGTACTCTATTTAGCCATTCTCCTCGTTTTTCTGTTAACTTTCGATAATGCTCTTCTGGGGTCAAAATATTAAGATTCGAATTGTACTCTGCCATTTCCATAAAGGATTGTTCGGTTTGAGCAACCTTTATTTGAATTAACTTAGGGTGTTCTCTAAAAAGCAACTCCATAGACTCAATACTCAAGGTATGCACCTTGCAATCTTCCAAAGTTCGAATATTAATATCTGAAGGGATTTTTTGATTGATACTTTTTATATAAGAAACCCAATTCTCTTCCATTGCAAAATCAAGTGCTATTTCTTCTCCCTCTACATTTTTATAATACATAAGCAAACCTTCCTCCACGACAGCAATCTGTGTACAATATTGTCCTTCTCGCAACCAAAAATTGCCTTTAGGTATTGTTCTAAGATCAAAAAAGGAAACTAAGTTGGTTAGTTCTGCTTCTGTCAAAGAAAAATCATTATCATTACTTATTCTAATCAGAGTTCGCCGTATAAATTCACTCATATCCAATTGTTGAATGTTCAATTTTTGTTACAATTCCTTCATTGAGATAGCCATGTTTTCTCTTTTTGGTAAAACGAAAACATAGGTGATTTCTTTATACCCCTGCCCTACTTCTGAGCATAAACAATGCACTTCGTTTCAAAAAACTCCTCTTCAAACAGCTCCTTCATAGGATAAATCTCGGTATAAGCGTTATTTCCCAATGCTTTGGCTTCTTCCTTTGCTCGATCAATTCCCTTTAGCGCCCAAATGCCATTTGGTGTACCGTGCTGGTGTTTGTCACTAATCACTCGGTGGGTCCAACGCACCAATTGAGGCAATACAGCAACGGCACGAGTAACTACAAAATCAAATTTTTCTTTAAGTTCTTCCGCTCTTATTTGTTGAGTTCTAACATTTTTTAATCCAACAGCCCGTGCAACTTCTTCTGTCACACGTACTTTTTTACCAATAGAATCTACCAATAAAAAATCTACATTTGGAAATAAAATAGCTAGAGGAATCCCAGGGAAACCTCCCCCTGTTCCCAAATCCATAACTTTGCTCCCGTCCTTGAACTGAAAGATTTTGGCTAAACTCATAGAATGCAAAACGTGACGCACATAAATATTGTCAATATCTTTGCGAGAAATCACATTAATTTTGCTATTCCAGTCAGCATATAATGCCCCCAACTGGCTAAGTTGATCAATTTGAGTGGGATTTAAATCAGGAAAATATTTGAGAATGGTATTCATAGTTATTTTTGGTATTTTTCGTAAAGATACATTATTTTCTGAGCTAATAAATGATCTTTTTCTGTTATCGTATTTCCCGCATCATGCGTCGTCAATTCAATCTGGACTTTATTGTATACATTGCTCCAATTGGGATGATGATTTTGCTTCTCAGCCCAAAAAGCAACCGCTGTCATAAAGGAAAAAGCGGTAACAAAATCATCAAATTCAAAACTTGCCTTTAATCGATTGTTCTCTTCTATAAACATACTTTAAGAAATTAAACCTAAACAGGCTTTTGCCAAACTCTGTTCATGTGGTGATTCTGCAATGATAAAATGATCTATATGATGCTCCAACAGTGCTTTTGCGGTCACATTGCCAATACTAACGATTTGCTGTCCTTGGCAATAAGGGTACTGCGCAAAATAAGCCGCTACATTTAACGGACTTGTAAACACTAAAATATCAATCCAAGGTAGTTCAAAATCCGTTTTCACACAATTGGTATACGTCAATAAATTATAGCTTTGGATACTTTCCCCCAATAATTGCTGCACAGACTGTTTAGAATACTGAGCTTGGGCAAAGATCACTTTTTTGCCTTTTGCTTGCCTTGAAAATTTCTGAGCGGTCTCAATAGGGTCTCCTGTCCCAATAAATTGAGCTTGGATTTTGTAGTTTAAACTCAAAAAATCAGCAGAAGCTTGCCCCATCACGCCAATAGGAGGCAGTGTATCTAAATCATCCAATTGAGACAAACAATACTGAATTCCTTTTTTGCTATAAAAAAATAGCCAATCTGCACTTGGTAAAGGACCAAAAACTAAGGGCTCAAACTCAATCAAAGAGAGCCCTATTAGATTTGTTTTTGAGTGTAACAATTGATGGAATGCCCCTGCTGGATTCAATGCTCTAGAGATAAATACAGTAGGATTTTTTTTTGCCGCCATTCTTATAAGTCAACTCCTTGAGTCAATTGTTCAAAAACTGTTTCTGCTAATTTGTTAGTGGTACTAGAAGAAAGATTCACTACATTCAAATCCTTATCCAAACCTCCTGATAGAATTGCACAAACATGGTAGTATCCCATGTCATCGGCCTCACAATAAACGCCTAAGGGTAAGTGACAGCCTCCATCCAATAATTTGAGTACCTTGCGCTCTACATTGGTGCATTTAAGTACGTCTGAACGGTGAATTTTTTGTAAGATTCTACGAACGTCCTTATCTTCTGTTCTCGTCTGCCAAGTTAAAACACCTTGTGCTGGTGCAGGTACAAATTCCTTAGGGTTTAGGCGAATGGTTTCAAAATTACTCATGTCCAAGCCTAAACGCTTGATTCCTGCCATTGCTAATAAAATAGCGTCAAACTGTCCCTCTTCTAATTTTTTCAGACGAGTAGGAACATTTCCTCGAATATCTTTTAGCACCACATCTGGGCGAACTGACTTGATTAATGCTTTGCGCCTAGCTGACGAAGTTCCTACAATTGGGTTCTCTGGCAACTTTAGCAGCTTGCCATCAACTACTGCATCCTTTCGAATAACCAAACAATCCGCAGGATCTTCTCGGTAAGAAATCGCCGCCAAAGAAAGCCCTTCGGGTTGGGTAGTTGGCATATCCTTCATAGAGTGTACCGCCAAGTCAATAGAACCCGCCAATAATTCGTCTTCTATTTCTTTGGTAAAAAACCCCTTGCCTTCAATCTTGTCAAAGCTCAAATGCTGGATTTTGTCGCCTTTTGTTTTTATAATTTTTAGCTCAGATTCAATACCGATTTCTTTTAGTCGATCTTGTGTATAATAAGCTTGCCAAAGGGCTAATTTGCTCCCTCTTGTTCCTATGATTAGTTTGTTCATTTGTATTGTATATTGATTGTTCTATTTTATTTAATGTGGTTGAATTACCTCATAGGTAAATTCTTTTATAAAGCTTTCTGTTTCCCCTGTTAATGAATTGGTAACCGCAACCCTAGCGGTATAGTTTTGTTCTCCTACCTTTTTGGGTATTGTTTTATAGATTGCCTTTCCGTTTTTACTCTTTATCGTTTGTCCTTGGATTGAAACCGTAAAATTCGCTTGTGAAGCATACTGCCCTAAAAAAAATTCAGTTTCATAGCTTTCCCCTAAGACAATAGTACGCTTCATTGGTTGCTCAAACAATTCATAAGCATCATAAGTACATCCAACAGTCATTTTGCTAGCCATAAAATTAACAACAGCAGCTTCTGATAACTTTGCTTGATTCTGAATAGCACGAAGTAAAGGATAAACAGATGCAATAGATTGTTGTTGGAACGTAAAATTTGCCCAATCTTGTACTTTAGAAGTCAAAGGATAAGCATTCTTTGTGGATAGAGCAAGCTCCATTTCAAGTGCTTCTAATAAAACCTTTTTGCGATCAGAAACAGCAAATACAGTCCCTTTTATTCCGCCATCCTTCCAAAATTGCTCCACCAATAAAAGATATGCATCTTTTAGTTTTTCAATTCTAGATCTTAGAATTTCTCCTTGAGGCGCTTTTCCTTTATACCCCGTCAAAAAGATAGCATTTATAATTTTTTTATTATTTACTCCTTTGGGTTTACCTTCTAAAGTCGGTATTCCTAAGGCGCTTGCTTCTTTAGGAGTATAAAAACCACCTGACTCCATCACCATAAATTCCCTAAGTTCATCAATTTGGCGGCAAAAAGTATCGGTTAATGCCCTTAATACTATTGTTTGATCAACTAAAAATTGATACTTAGGATGTTCATAGCTCATTTCTCGCATATGATAAATCGTGTTATCTGTCGAATAGGTAATCAAGCGATTACTTTGCTTTAAGCGCTCATCCAATCCAAAAAACTCAGCAATAGCGTTATCTGCAAAGTTGTTTTGCTCACAACTAATGGTTAGAACAGAAAACCCAAATACAATAACTACCCATCGAAAAGGAGACAACAGCATATTTTTTACCTTTAATACCAAACTGAAACTTCCTCCAAACTCTTACGATGAATATCTGGAACCATTGCATCTTTGGCAGGATAACCTACTGGCAAGAGTAGAACCGCTCGCTCATTTTTAGGACGCTCCAAAATTTGTTCTAAAAAGTTCATAGGGCTAGGCGTATGCGTCAAAGAGCACAAACCAGCCTGATGAATAGCCGCAATCAAAAAACCAGCCGCCAATCCAATGGATTCATTGACATAGTAATTTTTGCGCTTCCCTTCTGGATGTATTTCATACGCTTTTTTGAACACCACAATCAAATAAGGAGCTTCCTCCAAAAAAGGTTTGTGTTCATCCGTTCCCAAAGGAGCCAAATCTCTTAGCCATTCTTCGGACATTCGACCGTGATAATTTTCTTGCTCTTCTTTTTCGGCTGCAATTCGAATCTTTTTTTTCATTTCAGGAGAGCTAATAACCGCAAACGTCCAAGGTTGCTTATGTGCTCCAGAAGGGGCTGTAGAAGCCGTTTTGATAATATCTTCAATGACTTTTTTGGGAACAGGACGATCGGAAAAATGACGAATGGTACGACGAGTATCCATTGCTTGATAGAATTGCTCAGCGTTTTTAATTAGTTGTTCATCAGAAAGGATGGGGCGAGAATGAGGAATAAATGGATAGACAGTCATAATCGTATATTAAGGTTATTTAAAATTAATGCTCCGTTGAGTTAACTGCATTGCTTATTCGAGGTAGCTTCGCTGCTACTACGTGGTAACCACGTTGCTTGGCTAGCTCATTATCACTCATGGGTCAGCAGGCTGGATTCGTGAGGTCGCAAGCTCTGTTTGGGTTTTAAACAGAGTAATATAAAATGATAATTGGCTATAAAAATAGCACCTTATGGCTAAGCCGAACTAAACAACAAATAAGCAGAAATAGCAATGTCTCTACAATATCAAAAGCTAAGTACCATTACTTAGCTTATAATTTTAGCCTCCACCATTAACTCTTCTTCATTTGGTGCAAAATCCAATAGTTCAACAGGTATCAATTGATTAATTAGTTGCTCATCGTAATCTACAGCAACTTTTATATAATTTTCAGTAAAACCAGTCATTTTACCGTCAATGTTTTTTCCCTCTAAAAGAGCGACCTGTTGACTGCCTAAATATTGGGTATAAAAATGGCGTCGTTTTTTCTCCGATAAAATACGAAGCATTTCATTGCGTTCTCGGCGAACGTGTACAGGAACAACATTTTCCATTTCTGCTGCTGGAGTATTAGCTCGCTCTGAATACGTAAAGACATGCAAGTAAGAAATATCCAATTCTTGGATAAATCGATAGGTCTCTTTAAAATCCTCGTCTGTTTCTCCAGGAAAACCAACAATAACATCTACTCCAATACAACAATGAGGAATGTGTTGACGAATCGTAGCTACTCTGTCTGCATACAACTCTCGTTTATAACGGCGACGCATTTCCCTCAATTGTTTGTTATTTCCAGACTGTAAAGGAATGTGAAAATGTGGTACAAAACGATTGGAATTGGCTACAAACTCTATAATTTCTGTTGTTAGCAAATTGGGTTCAATAGAAGAAATACGAAAACGATCAATCCCTTTCACTAAATCTAAGGCTCGAATTAAATCAATAAACAGTGCTTCTTTTTTAGGTTTTAATCCTTCTATAACCTCTGTTCCATTTCCAAAGTCACCAATATTAACCCCAGTCAGCACAATTTCTTTAATGCCCATTGCTGCAATTTCTTCTGCATTCTTAACAATACTCTCAATGGTATTGCTTCGGCTTGCTCCTCTTGCTTGAGGAATGGTACAAAAAGAACATTTGTAATTGCAA from Aureispira anguillae encodes:
- a CDS encoding DUF6796 family protein, which codes for MKKELITTGIVGIMAGIIMFVGDMFLYFTSAPIHDFEKELVTILGGVAPTRLMIGGLLGPLAAFLYMIGFYQIYLVTKAPYKKIAKIIVLLLSFGIVYGGAFHAHFAHLGFVASQGNETLLQLTQDYMVYHFYIMFFPSLIAYCLLAYLIVTNKTFYPSWFVLCSPIVLFWFSAVVNLLPQPLLIIVAGGWSNIIFICFFGLSTVYLSTFKNSQELGSK
- a CDS encoding succinate dehydrogenase cytochrome b subunit, whose amino-acid sequence is MKWIIDFLLSSLGKKLIMSLTGLFLCLFLVVHMLGNLQLFFPSPDGMPEGYVFNMYAYHMTHNPLIKVISYGNYFFILLHAVQGILITMYNRKAKGGSYEGKEVSDTEAKLASRNMRNLGLLIFVFIGLHMWQFWAQMHFFDMPVMAGVTEGGEEVKDLYKIVGEAFSNPLNVLFYLVALVGLAMHLLHGFWSAFQSMGLNNKKYSPIIRTVAMAYAILIPLGFATMPIVFFIMSMSAN
- a CDS encoding fumarate reductase/succinate dehydrogenase flavoprotein subunit, with the protein product MKNFQSNIPQSNTLAEKWTEYRSTMPLVAPNNKRNIEIIVVGTGLAGASAAATLGELGYRVKAFCFHDSPRRAHSIAAQGGINAAKNYQNDGDSVYRLFYDTVKGGDYRSREANVHRLAEVSRNIIDQCVAQGVPFAREYGGSLANRSFGGVQVSRTFYARGQTGQQLLIGAYSALSRQISLGTVTMYNRHEMLDLVVIDGKARGIISRNLLTGKLERFGAHAVVLGTGGYGNVFYLSTNAMGSNVTASWVAHKRGAYFANPCFCQIHPTCIPVSGDYQSKLTLMSESLRNDGRVWVPKHKKDVDALRTGQMKPTDLAEEDRDYYLERIYPAFGNLVPRDVASRAAKYRCDDGHGVGSTGLAVYLDFASAVIRYGKSEVISRGIASPSDEEIKRLGREVVEKKYGNLFEMYEKITGEDPYYTPMRIYPAIHYTMGGIWVDYNLETTVPGLFATGECNFSDHGANRLGASALMQGLADGYFVLPYTIGVFLSKEIRTPMTDTNAPEFEAAENEVKSKIQKLLSINGTRSVESFHRELGVDIMWEYCGMAREAEGLKLGRQKVRELRDRFWKEVYIPHTDKDGHEFNPELEKALRVADFFELAELMMVDALNRNESCGGHFRKEYATAEGEAQRNDTDYAYVSAWEYNGLNDDPVLHKEELEFHDIELKTRSYK
- a CDS encoding succinate dehydrogenase/fumarate reductase iron-sulfur subunit — encoded protein: MAHGDITVNLFVWRQTGVNDKNPGIKSYPNLKINTHMSFLEMLDVLNAHIIENKDQYPEGPVAFEHDCREGICGACSLVINGRPHGPMKGTTTCQLHMRHFNEGDNIYIEPFKAQAFPVIKDLVVDRSSFDKIIQAGGYVSVNTGGAPDGNAIPVAQDISADAFDAAACIGCGACVAACPNAAAMLFTSAKVSHLAVLPQGKAEAAKRVKRMVFQMDKEGFGMCSNIGACEAECPKEISLDYIARMNREYIASTFTTTD
- a CDS encoding endonuclease domain-containing protein, which translates into the protein MDRFKQLKDNNYYYNPKLKHRGAKLRQRFTAAETYLWKEVLMARQLQGFRFLRQVPTLYYVPDFMCKELALIIEVDGKIHKYQKEQDAKRQQRLESCGFRVLRFRNEEVLNGIEEVRKTLEGWIEKNT
- a CDS encoding Crp/Fnr family transcriptional regulator translates to MSEFIRRTLIRISNDNDFSLTEAELTNLVSFFDLRTIPKGNFWLREGQYCTQIAVVEEGLLMYYKNVEGEEIALDFAMEENWVSYIKSINQKIPSDINIRTLEDCKVHTLSIESMELLFREHPKLIQIKVAQTEQSFMEMAEYNSNLNILTPEEHYRKLTEKRGEWLNRVPQYYIASYLGIKPQSLSRIRSRISREKK